The following coding sequences lie in one Clupea harengus chromosome 23, Ch_v2.0.2, whole genome shotgun sequence genomic window:
- the star2 gene encoding steroidogenic acute regulatory protein, mitochondrial — protein MLPAVLKLCCGITYPHSRSMAGLQRTAIAVIGAGTPADLQRGGQAGLPRWWPRGMSSPWQPAGSEACHSGERRRSLKEEEVKEEEVTEEEGTLVQQGQEALKKALAILEDKKGWNTEISEENGVIVYSKVLPGAKKVFRLEAELEASPEKLHDILFVKVEEMNVWNPNVGRIKILRRINAETMVTHEVSAETAGNLIGQRDFLSIRHCSREDSRIYLAGTATHLDTLPPQSGFVRAEDGPTCIILQAADSDTGRSRLTWLLNMDVKGWLPKSIVNQALPRAQVDFTRHLRRRLAEASAPRWGVRRRSGNPGLGDEGCFGAADRIGAAM, from the exons ATGCTGCCTGCCGTGCTGAAGCTGTGCTGTGGAATTACCTACCCCCACTCCAGAAGCATGGCAG GATTGCAGCGCACTGCCATCGCAGTGATTGGAGCTGGCACCCCTGCGGACCTGCAGAGGGGCGGCCAAGCCGGCCTTCCTCGTTGGTGGCCACGTGGCATGTCATCGCCATGGCAGCCGGCAGGCAGCG AGGCGTGCCACAGTGGAGAGAGACGCAGGagcctgaaggaggaggag gtgaaggaggaggaggtgacggaggaggaggggacgCTGGTGCAGCAAGGCCAGGAGGCGCTGAAAAAGGCACTGGCCATCCTGGAGGACAAAAAAGGGTGGAACACAGAGATCTCTGAG GAGAATGGAGTCATCGTTTACAGCAAGGTGTTGCCCGGGGCTAAGAAGGTGTTCCGTctggaggctgagctggaggccaGTCCCGAGAAGCTGCACGACATCCTGTTTGTCAAAGTGGAGGAAATGAACGTGTGGAACCCCAATGTCGGCCGCATCAAA ATCCTGAGACGCATCAATGCGGAAACCATGGTGACGCACGAGGTGTCCGCAGAGACAGCGGgcaatctgattggccagaGGGACTTCTTGAGCATTAGGCACTGCAGCCGAGAGGACTCGCGTATATATCTGGCCGGAACAGCTACTCATCTGGATACACTACCTCCTCAGAGCGGCTTTGTCAG GGCTGAAGATGGGCCGACCTGCATCATCCTGCAGGCCGCGGACAGTGACACAGGCAGGAGCCGTTTGACGTGGCTGCTCAACATGGATGTGAAG GGCTGGCTGCCAAAGTCCATTGTCAATCAAGCGTTGCCACGGGCACAGGTAGATTTCACCAGACACCTGCGCCGGCGTCTGGCCGAGGCATCTGCTCCGCGGTGGGGGGTTCGTCGGCGAAGTGGCAACCCGGGGCTGGGAGACGAGGGGTGCTTTGGAGCGGCTGACAGAATCGGAGCAGCGATGTAG